A window from Athalia rosae chromosome 5, iyAthRosa1.1, whole genome shotgun sequence encodes these proteins:
- the LOC105685903 gene encoding uncharacterized protein LOC105685903 isoform X1, with protein sequence MDPVGPWYASYNRLATGATASTFQSTSSSTNSEFVSHHLASAATQAVPSTTSQLLLQAAHTTATLAGQPSPFNPGGFLSPPPVGYDVFSPLFHHANSKQAHYVTQHRQALVQAQAAAATKQNSGTENEITTLRENYNSSHQGTFFEHQGNASTPTTSSLAWTHQNNSQLPSPFGILPHESVVPSSPGPPTSKSGGGGYENAFNAHFAAAQTLNNLNSQLPSPVVTAAEFKSSNYTESKKVTSVRPQSPAVTVKPVVAVPTAGSSQPFFQQAPTSFSSEPLSSNYPAGNGSQASNAKVQPSLQHQQSCIVSTPSNTSGKEYRIPQPPLSSTSAASIFLNTSAAVRSTPPQVQEKQTPRNSSFASPPNKATVTPQSIQTKAQTKIYPELASHGEHRRADQNPHENSQSSPISFSLIDSRGLNYTGNNTTNCNNTNSKLTTAQRTPTNSNIQQHTQQQQFHVLNQQQQQQQQHQQQQQQQQQQQQQTTPYRHYSTSSASDSEYHHTGRSKSTTSTDSAYSSNNSTQNGPDCGVVVPRRPSPLQAHSQASPLGHVPSPAYPMYNSPMATISSPSPLQQHGEPNGNQCNSGPSFKVAVQQVTPPSPLDVTVSRPASQNQVAYSSVITRALGTAENSKANYNTENRTYDRQQEFTQNQKQQGCWENDNRQTNANRKFPVTAYSSGNTEMSGQNLPAQQQAQRVLNISERQQAYFDSSQVTLQDLSSCRGDPMSIVKNLQTLQQGSSCQVQQQSTPNPAEQQKQVEERRKVDTTNKKRKSFEKGTHSSPLNELAGAAAMTEYLSRIPPPAHHNANQQQQNGYFDFERWNLPPPPSKIFPTAPGAFASQTTLHHSSNFVSNPAHQHQSLMVPHHHAPPPIPYFPAFHLPPGHHPHHAHEFQSTVEISPVAYGENSVNNSNYNQETRDDQPKVIVPNIEEELGFLQHNQQPVQSVNRTNKDLKGSGSGKDPNSGFMTSYLKFLQGERDPSPPPAIRGGRKTSWNRLTPYVPLEHNKPVQSENSTNGVMNQQPEKRTQPRSNEISIDYANDPRYFPLPKERKKANFDSSDDGFTSDDDFLFPIKKNEKKTIEYTSTKLEGKGKKGRPIKPGGPTDRKRKAAEAAAAGVADKNTRKIEEVDPLLLPPRRETSRRRAKEKTSVKQLLDRQQGIDYFDNDEEQGDSDSDPAWTPAVKLVGEEEEKKKKRGRPVITKKSRRIIDEDGYSSGEIAIQKKSRKKHGGFLKHSNNSAKAANKIEDKSIRANSDDDADISPFKSGEFVVMKSDLDEEFPALWRIDGKTLLQKYEPFKSNGKILYRNISTYSGWASQNRHTYQQVPVKFWQQGKVETIVEFLRDEIRIDDSDCINKSMQETEKYQDNFEVYIQTLISQALDSNFLTEIFQEQDDYFLSNVKTVDEVTDERKQRLLATTNWNPNVVTAISTWPCLNILRDLPVSESEGKQCVGCQQQKIHARVLLYGQPYNGTTLEGCPPDPKIPQEKDFLLCRTCEGKIALFNKVAHQKYLMFLECARRVAEKRVSDPHKDTTIILNELLADEIWLNQLFKEVRGIWAEIDSIDRQNEVKSNSRIKAVIPTTTDLDSVTNASATPGIAGPAITPISQVPTESNTLTIANDINSMNFTPS encoded by the exons ATGGATCCTGTCGGGCCATGGTATGCATCGTACAACCGTTTAGCTACAGGTGCTACAGCCAGTACGTTCCAATCTACTAGTTCTAGTACAAACAGTGAGTTTGTGTCTCATCATTTGGCTTCAGCAGCAACTCAAGCTGTGCCTTCGACTACGTCGCAGCTGCTTTTGCAGGCTGCCCATACTACAGCAACGCTGGCGGGACAACCATCACCTTTTAATCCTGGGGGATTCCTATCGCCTCCACCAGTTGGCTACGATGTTTTCTCTCCCTTGTTTCATCACGCAAACTCTAAGCAAGCTCATTATGTGACGCAACATAGGCAAGCCCTAGTTCAAGCGCAGGCTGCAGCTGCCACCAAACAAAATAGTGGCACAGAAAATGAAATCACAACTCTGAGGGAAAATTACAACTCTTCTCATCAGGGAACATTCTTTGAGCATCAGGGCAATGCTTCAACGCCAACTACTTCCAGTCTAGCGTGGACTCATCAAAACAATTCCCAGCTCCCAAGTCCTTTTGGGATCTTACCTCATGAAAGTGTTGTCCCGTCTTCACCAGGCCCTCCTACATCTAAATCTGGTGGTGGCGGTTACGAAAATGCATTCAACGCTCATTTTGCTGCTGCTCAAActttaaataatttaaattcaCAATTACCGTCTCCTGTGGTAACAGCAGCTGAGTTTAAATCATCGAATTACacagaatcgaaaaaagtcACCAGTGTGAGACCGCAGTCACCGGCTGTTACAGTGAAACCAGTTGTTGCCGTACCAACAGCTGGTAGTAGTCaacctttttttcaacaagcTCCAACAAGCTTTAGTTCAGAACCATTATCCAGTAATTATCCTGCTGGAAATGGAAGCCAAGCATCTAATGCAAAGGTTCAACCCTCTCTTCAACATCAACAATCCTGCATAGTTTCTACACCGAGCAACACCTCAGGAAAGGAATACAGAATCCCACAACCTCCACTCAGCTCAACCTCTGCAGCTTCCATCTTTCTGAATACAAGTGCTGCTGTAAGATCTACACCTCCCCAAGTACAGGAAAAGCAGACACCAAGAAACAGCAGCTTTGCTTCCCCTCCCAATAAAGCAACTGTAACTCCACAGTCTATTCAGACTAAAGCACAGACTAAAATCTACCCAGAACTTGCAAGCCATGGTGAACATAGAAGAGCTGATCAAAATCCTCATGAAAATAGCCAATCATCTCCCATTAGCTTTTCTCTGATAGATTCGCGAGGATTGAATTATACTGGAAATAATACAACTAATTGTAACAATACTAACAGCAAATTAACTACTGCTCAAAGAACGCCTACCAACAGCAATATTCAACAACACactcagcagcagcagtttcATGTATTAaatcagcagcaacaacaacagcaacaacatcaacaacaacaacaacaacaacaacaacaacaacaacaaacaacTCCTTACAGGCATTACTCAACAAGCTCTGCAAGTGATTCTGAATACCATCATACCGGTAGATCAAAGTCAACGACGTCGACTGATTCTGCGTACTCATCTAATAACTCTACGCAAAATGGTCCTGACTGTGGGGTGGTTGTACCCAGGCGGCCAAGTCCTTTGCAAGCACATTCTCAGGCTAGTCCGTTGGGTCATGTCCCAAGTCCGGCATACCCAATGTATAATAGTCCAATGGCAACTATCTCATCTCCATCCCCGTTACAGCAGCATGGAGAGCCTAATGGAAATCAATGTAATAGTGGTCCATCATTTAAGGTGGCTGTTCAACAAGTCACACCTCCATCTCCGCTAGACGTTACAGTTTCCAGGCCAGCTTCACAAAATCAGGTTGCATACTCGTCTGTGATAACACGTGCTTTGGGTACAGCAGAGAACAGTAAAGCGAATTATAATACGGAGAACAGAACCTATGATAGGCAGCAGGAATTTACGCAAAATCAGAAACAACAGGGGTGCTGGGAAAATGATAACAGACAGACAAATGCTAATCGAAAATTTCCTGTTACTGCGTATTCATCAGGTAACACAGAAATGAGTGGGCAAAATTTACCAGCTCAACAGCAGGCGCAGAGAGTATTGAATATTTCTGAACGTCAGCAGGCTTATTTTGATTCAAGTCAGGTTACACTTCAGGATTTGAGCAGCTGCAGGGGTGATCCCATGAGTATtgttaaaaatttacaaacttTACAACAAGGCTCATCTTGTCAGGTCCAACAACAATCAACTCCCAATCCAGCAGAGCAACAAAAACAAGTTGAAGAAAGGCGGAAGGTGGATACaacgaacaaaaagagaaaaagttttgaaaaaggTACACACAGTTCCCCATTAAACGAATTAGCAGGTGCGGCAGCTATGACTGAATACTTGAGTAGAATACCACCACCTGCACATCATAATGCTAATCAACAGCAACAAAATGGTTACTTCGATTTTGAAAGGTGGAACTTACCTCCACCaccttcaaaaatttttcctacaGCACCGGGTGCCTTTGCCTCTCAAACTACTTTACATCATTCAAGTAACTTTGTCAGCAATCCTGCGCACCAGCATCAGTCTTTAATGGTGCCTCACCATCATGCTCCACCACCGATACCTTACTTTCCCGCATTTCACCTACCACCTGGACACCATCCACATCATGCACATGAGTTTCAGTCAACCGTTGAAATCTCACCAGTTGCATATGGAGAAAATTCAGTAAATAATTCGAATTATAATCAGGAAACCAGAGATGATCAGCCAAAGGTCATAGTACCAAATATTGAGGAAGAATTGGGCTTTCTTCAACACAATCAACAACCAGTTCAAAGTGTTAATCGGACTAATAAAGACTTGAAGGGCTCAGGTAGTGGGAAAGACCCTAATTCTGGTTTTATGACTAGTTACCTCAAGTTTTTGCAAGGAGAAAGAGATCCATCACCTCCACCAGCAATTCGAGGTGGCAGAAAAACATCGTGGAATAGATTAACACCCTATGTACCACTGGAACATAATAAACCAGTCCAATCAGAAAATTCTACCAACGGCGTGATGAATCAACAGCCAGAGAAACGAACCCAGCCAAGATCAAACGAAATTTCTATCGACTATGCCAATGACCCAAGATATTTTCCATTACctaaagagaggaaaaaagccAACTTTGATTCTAGTGACGATGGTTTTACAAGCGATGAtgactttttatttcctattaaaaaaaatgaaaaaaaaaccatcgaatACACGAGTACAAAGTTGGAAGGTAAGGGAAAGAAAGGCAGGCCAATAAAACCTGGAGGACCAACAGATAGGAAGAGAAAAGCTGCAGAAGCAGCAGCTGCTGGTGTTGCTGATAAAAATAccagaaaaatagaagagg TGGATCCATTATTGTTACCTCCAAGACGAGAAACTTCCAGAAgaagagcaaaagaaaaaacatctgTGAAACAACTTCTTGACCGTCAGCAAGGAATCGACTATTTTGACAATGATGAAGAGCAGGGCGATTCTGACTCTGATCCGGCATGGACCCCTGCTGTCAAATTAgttggagaagaagaagaaaaaaaaaagaaaagaggcaGACCAGTTATAACGAAAAAATCCAGAAGAATCATAGACGAAGATGGCTATTCATCAGGGGAGATtgcaatacaaaaaaaatcaagaaaaaaacatggagGGTTCCTAAAACATTCTAACAATTCAGCCAAAGCTGCAAATAAAATCGAGGATAAGTCAATACGGGCTAACAGTGATGACGACGCAGACATTTCGCCATTCAAG TCCGGAGAATTTGTGGTGATGAAAAGTGATCTGGATGAAGAATTTCCTGCCCTCTGGAGGATAGATGGCAAGACGTTACTTCAGAAATATGAACCATTCAAAtccaatggaaaaattttatacagaaATATTTCCACG taTTCTGGTTGGGCGTCCCAAAATCGTCATACTTATCAACAAGTCCCAGTGAAATTCTGGCAGCAAGGCAAAGTAGAAACTATTGTCGAATTCCTCCGGGATGAAATTCGGATTGACGATAG TGACTGCATCAATAAATCTATGCAGGAAACGGAAAAGTATCAGGATAATTTTGAAGTGTATATACAAACCCTCATTTCTCAAGCTCTGGATTCTAACTTTCTcactgaaatatttcaagaaCAAG ATGATTATTTCTTATCTAATGTAAAAACTGTCGATGAAGTTACTGATGAAAGGAAGCAACGACTATTGGCAACAACAAACTGGAATCCAAATGTTGTTACAGCGATATCAACATGGCCATGCTTGAATATTCTTAGAGATCTTCCCGTGTCTGAATCCGAAGGAAAACAATGTGTGGGATGTcagcaacaaaaaattcacgcaAGAGTTTTGTTGTATGGTCAACCATATAATGGTACTACTCTTGAAGGCTGTCCCCCAGATCCTAAAATTCCTCAAGAAAAG GATTTTCTTCTGTGTCGGACATGTGAAGGCAAGATAGCTTTGTTTAATAAGGTAGCACACCAAAAGTATCTCATGTTTTTAGAATGCGCGAGACGTGTAGCTGAAAAACGAGTCTCGGACCCTCACAAAGATACTACTATTATTCTCAATGAATTACTTGCTGATGAAATTTGGCTCAATCAG CTATTCAAAGAAGTTAGAGGTATCTGGGCGGAAATTGATAGCATAGATCGTCAAAATGAAGTGAAATCAAATTCCAGAATCAAGGCTGTGATACCCACTACTACAGATCTTGACTCTGTAACAAATGCCTCTGCAACACCAGGAATCGCAGGCCCTGCTATAACCCCTATTTCACAGGTGCCTACAGAAAGTAATACTTTAACAATAGCTAACGATattaattcaatgaattttacACCTTCTTAG
- the LOC105685903 gene encoding myb-like protein AA isoform X2 encodes MDPVGPWYASYNRLATGATASTFQSTSSSTNSEFVSHHLASAATQAVPSTTSQLLLQAAHTTATLAGQPSPFNPGGFLSPPPVGYDVFSPLFHHANSKQAHYVTQHRQALVQAQAAAATKQNSGTENEITTLRENYNSSHQGTFFEHQGNASTPTTSSLAWTHQNNSQLPSPFGILPHESVVPSSPGPPTSKSGGGGYENAFNAHFAAAQTLNNLNSQLPSPVVTAAEFKSSNYTESKKVTSVRPQSPAVTVKPVVAVPTAGSSQPFFQQAPTSFSSEPLSSNYPAGNGSQASNAKVQPSLQHQQSCIVSTPSNTSGKEYRIPQPPLSSTSAASIFLNTSAAVRSTPPQVQEKQTPRNSSFASPPNKATVTPQSIQTKAQTKIYPELASHGEHRRADQNPHENSQSSPISFSLIDSRGLNYTGNNTTNCNNTNSKLTTAQRTPTNSNIQQHTQQQQFHVLNQQQQQQQQHQQQQQQQQQQQQQTTPYRHYSTSSASDSEYHHTGRSKSTTSTDSAYSSNNSTQNGPDCGVVVPRRPSPLQAHSQASPLGHVPSPAYPMYNSPMATISSPSPLQQHGEPNGNQCNSGPSFKVAVQQVTPPSPLDVTVSRPASQNQVAYSSVITRALGTAENSKANYNTENRTYDRQQEFTQNQKQQGCWENDNRQTNANRKFPVTAYSSGNTEMSGQNLPAQQQAQRVLNISERQQAYFDSSQVTLQDLSSCRGDPMSIVKNLQTLQQGSSCQVQQQSTPNPAEQQKQVEERRKVDTTNKKRKSFEKGTHSSPLNELAGAAAMTEYLSRIPPPAHHNANQQQQNGYFDFERWNLPPPPSKIFPTAPGAFASQTTLHHSSNFVSNPAHQHQSLMVPHHHAPPPIPYFPAFHLPPGHHPHHAHEFQSTVEISPVAYGENSVNNSNYNQETRDDQPKVIVPNIEEELGFLQHNQQPVQSVNRTNKDLKGSGSGKDPNSGFMTSYLKFLQGERDPSPPPAIRGGRKTSWNRLTPYVPLEHNKPVQSENSTNGVMNQQPEKRTQPRSNEISIDYANDPRYFPLPKERKKANFDSSDDGFTSDDDFLFPIKKNEKKTIEYTSTKLEGKGKKGRPIKPGGPTDRKRKAAEAAAAGVADKNTRKIEEVDPLLLPPRRETSRRRAKEKTSVKQLLDRQQGIDYFDNDEEQGDSDSDPAWTPAVKLVGEEEEKKKKRGRPVITKKSRRIIDEDGYSSGEIAIQKKSRKKHGGFLKHSNNSAKAANKIEDKSIRANSDDDADISPFKSGEFVVMKSDLDEEFPALWRIDGKTLLQKYEPFKSNGKILYRNISTYSGWASQNRHTYQQVPVKFWQQGKVETIVEFLRDEIRIDDSKYN; translated from the exons ATGGATCCTGTCGGGCCATGGTATGCATCGTACAACCGTTTAGCTACAGGTGCTACAGCCAGTACGTTCCAATCTACTAGTTCTAGTACAAACAGTGAGTTTGTGTCTCATCATTTGGCTTCAGCAGCAACTCAAGCTGTGCCTTCGACTACGTCGCAGCTGCTTTTGCAGGCTGCCCATACTACAGCAACGCTGGCGGGACAACCATCACCTTTTAATCCTGGGGGATTCCTATCGCCTCCACCAGTTGGCTACGATGTTTTCTCTCCCTTGTTTCATCACGCAAACTCTAAGCAAGCTCATTATGTGACGCAACATAGGCAAGCCCTAGTTCAAGCGCAGGCTGCAGCTGCCACCAAACAAAATAGTGGCACAGAAAATGAAATCACAACTCTGAGGGAAAATTACAACTCTTCTCATCAGGGAACATTCTTTGAGCATCAGGGCAATGCTTCAACGCCAACTACTTCCAGTCTAGCGTGGACTCATCAAAACAATTCCCAGCTCCCAAGTCCTTTTGGGATCTTACCTCATGAAAGTGTTGTCCCGTCTTCACCAGGCCCTCCTACATCTAAATCTGGTGGTGGCGGTTACGAAAATGCATTCAACGCTCATTTTGCTGCTGCTCAAActttaaataatttaaattcaCAATTACCGTCTCCTGTGGTAACAGCAGCTGAGTTTAAATCATCGAATTACacagaatcgaaaaaagtcACCAGTGTGAGACCGCAGTCACCGGCTGTTACAGTGAAACCAGTTGTTGCCGTACCAACAGCTGGTAGTAGTCaacctttttttcaacaagcTCCAACAAGCTTTAGTTCAGAACCATTATCCAGTAATTATCCTGCTGGAAATGGAAGCCAAGCATCTAATGCAAAGGTTCAACCCTCTCTTCAACATCAACAATCCTGCATAGTTTCTACACCGAGCAACACCTCAGGAAAGGAATACAGAATCCCACAACCTCCACTCAGCTCAACCTCTGCAGCTTCCATCTTTCTGAATACAAGTGCTGCTGTAAGATCTACACCTCCCCAAGTACAGGAAAAGCAGACACCAAGAAACAGCAGCTTTGCTTCCCCTCCCAATAAAGCAACTGTAACTCCACAGTCTATTCAGACTAAAGCACAGACTAAAATCTACCCAGAACTTGCAAGCCATGGTGAACATAGAAGAGCTGATCAAAATCCTCATGAAAATAGCCAATCATCTCCCATTAGCTTTTCTCTGATAGATTCGCGAGGATTGAATTATACTGGAAATAATACAACTAATTGTAACAATACTAACAGCAAATTAACTACTGCTCAAAGAACGCCTACCAACAGCAATATTCAACAACACactcagcagcagcagtttcATGTATTAaatcagcagcaacaacaacagcaacaacatcaacaacaacaacaacaacaacaacaacaacaacaacaaacaacTCCTTACAGGCATTACTCAACAAGCTCTGCAAGTGATTCTGAATACCATCATACCGGTAGATCAAAGTCAACGACGTCGACTGATTCTGCGTACTCATCTAATAACTCTACGCAAAATGGTCCTGACTGTGGGGTGGTTGTACCCAGGCGGCCAAGTCCTTTGCAAGCACATTCTCAGGCTAGTCCGTTGGGTCATGTCCCAAGTCCGGCATACCCAATGTATAATAGTCCAATGGCAACTATCTCATCTCCATCCCCGTTACAGCAGCATGGAGAGCCTAATGGAAATCAATGTAATAGTGGTCCATCATTTAAGGTGGCTGTTCAACAAGTCACACCTCCATCTCCGCTAGACGTTACAGTTTCCAGGCCAGCTTCACAAAATCAGGTTGCATACTCGTCTGTGATAACACGTGCTTTGGGTACAGCAGAGAACAGTAAAGCGAATTATAATACGGAGAACAGAACCTATGATAGGCAGCAGGAATTTACGCAAAATCAGAAACAACAGGGGTGCTGGGAAAATGATAACAGACAGACAAATGCTAATCGAAAATTTCCTGTTACTGCGTATTCATCAGGTAACACAGAAATGAGTGGGCAAAATTTACCAGCTCAACAGCAGGCGCAGAGAGTATTGAATATTTCTGAACGTCAGCAGGCTTATTTTGATTCAAGTCAGGTTACACTTCAGGATTTGAGCAGCTGCAGGGGTGATCCCATGAGTATtgttaaaaatttacaaacttTACAACAAGGCTCATCTTGTCAGGTCCAACAACAATCAACTCCCAATCCAGCAGAGCAACAAAAACAAGTTGAAGAAAGGCGGAAGGTGGATACaacgaacaaaaagagaaaaagttttgaaaaaggTACACACAGTTCCCCATTAAACGAATTAGCAGGTGCGGCAGCTATGACTGAATACTTGAGTAGAATACCACCACCTGCACATCATAATGCTAATCAACAGCAACAAAATGGTTACTTCGATTTTGAAAGGTGGAACTTACCTCCACCaccttcaaaaatttttcctacaGCACCGGGTGCCTTTGCCTCTCAAACTACTTTACATCATTCAAGTAACTTTGTCAGCAATCCTGCGCACCAGCATCAGTCTTTAATGGTGCCTCACCATCATGCTCCACCACCGATACCTTACTTTCCCGCATTTCACCTACCACCTGGACACCATCCACATCATGCACATGAGTTTCAGTCAACCGTTGAAATCTCACCAGTTGCATATGGAGAAAATTCAGTAAATAATTCGAATTATAATCAGGAAACCAGAGATGATCAGCCAAAGGTCATAGTACCAAATATTGAGGAAGAATTGGGCTTTCTTCAACACAATCAACAACCAGTTCAAAGTGTTAATCGGACTAATAAAGACTTGAAGGGCTCAGGTAGTGGGAAAGACCCTAATTCTGGTTTTATGACTAGTTACCTCAAGTTTTTGCAAGGAGAAAGAGATCCATCACCTCCACCAGCAATTCGAGGTGGCAGAAAAACATCGTGGAATAGATTAACACCCTATGTACCACTGGAACATAATAAACCAGTCCAATCAGAAAATTCTACCAACGGCGTGATGAATCAACAGCCAGAGAAACGAACCCAGCCAAGATCAAACGAAATTTCTATCGACTATGCCAATGACCCAAGATATTTTCCATTACctaaagagaggaaaaaagccAACTTTGATTCTAGTGACGATGGTTTTACAAGCGATGAtgactttttatttcctattaaaaaaaatgaaaaaaaaaccatcgaatACACGAGTACAAAGTTGGAAGGTAAGGGAAAGAAAGGCAGGCCAATAAAACCTGGAGGACCAACAGATAGGAAGAGAAAAGCTGCAGAAGCAGCAGCTGCTGGTGTTGCTGATAAAAATAccagaaaaatagaagagg TGGATCCATTATTGTTACCTCCAAGACGAGAAACTTCCAGAAgaagagcaaaagaaaaaacatctgTGAAACAACTTCTTGACCGTCAGCAAGGAATCGACTATTTTGACAATGATGAAGAGCAGGGCGATTCTGACTCTGATCCGGCATGGACCCCTGCTGTCAAATTAgttggagaagaagaagaaaaaaaaaagaaaagaggcaGACCAGTTATAACGAAAAAATCCAGAAGAATCATAGACGAAGATGGCTATTCATCAGGGGAGATtgcaatacaaaaaaaatcaagaaaaaaacatggagGGTTCCTAAAACATTCTAACAATTCAGCCAAAGCTGCAAATAAAATCGAGGATAAGTCAATACGGGCTAACAGTGATGACGACGCAGACATTTCGCCATTCAAG TCCGGAGAATTTGTGGTGATGAAAAGTGATCTGGATGAAGAATTTCCTGCCCTCTGGAGGATAGATGGCAAGACGTTACTTCAGAAATATGAACCATTCAAAtccaatggaaaaattttatacagaaATATTTCCACG taTTCTGGTTGGGCGTCCCAAAATCGTCATACTTATCAACAAGTCCCAGTGAAATTCTGGCAGCAAGGCAAAGTAGAAACTATTGTCGAATTCCTCCGGGATGAAATTCGGATTGACGATAG TAAATATAATTGA
- the LOC105685912 gene encoding caprin homolog, which yields MPSANPKLEKQASTEAVEPIRQAIIVIEHKIRNLEKRKGKLESYKDLQKQGKVLDHDQKIAVAKYDEVVQTLDLTRELCKQIGGIANDAAKQQKKLARKEALERTQQDVAKVREVLMVQDCLTQLGSDKVRQDFLGGTNGAVKLTEDDMQILDNFYVEVTLKHLNEGAEVSFLQQVQKVAEHFVAIVDGKQREIAGSTYSRIKEIINTVHQSGYFDQVQEAQEQVEEILETVVESQPAEPLVQEPIPDDYSGSERHIPPPESMIPIPNFPVPATPLPVIPGSAPVPGPISVIPQPIVSHAPAPVEASYYTNAPAGFVPPPQQHQQPQQQQPQAPRINDVIGTPNFFFLQESELDSPDVTAQAPVVPHIPPTGNAPIPSQTFTNQNFTTAPNVVPQQVIYQHAPQDISHIPGFANPNPPPPIPMPPSHQQPNLPYSPQHPAGFQQPPQGQQPQTIQQQNYEQIAIQQEPQPQIADDKVEQVQDEPAGGEPDLAPVDNGGEWCQLSEGAGGDWNQPDSSPPSQQQQQPIQQAWGDQQRGGYRGRGGRRGNSNGYSSRGRGGGGSGGYQQNGRGGGQGTYYRNNESNYQNGYQQRSYNSAEGNGGYNGSFKRGSGGGQRGGPRGDRGTDRGGRGQFRGSQRGGNRGTYAPRGKTQAQQ from the exons ATGCCTTCTGCCAACCCTAAACTAGAAAAACAAGCCTCTACGGAGGCTGTCGAACCCATACGCCAGGCGATTATCGTGATCGAGCATAAGATCCGTAATTTGGAGAAGCGCAAG GGAAAGCTAGAGTCTTATAAAGATCTCCAGAAGCAGGGTAAGGTGTTAGACCATGACCAAAAAATTGCTGTTGCAAAGTACGATGAAGTGGTCCAGACGTTGGATCTTACCAGAGAACTCTGCAAGCAAATTGGCGGCATTGCTAATGATGCAGCCAAACAGCAGAAGAAGCTTGCCCGGAAAGAAGCTCTAGAACGTACGCAACAAGATGTTGCAAAG GTGCGCGAGGTGTTGATGGTTCAAGATTGTTTGACACAACTGGGGTCAGACAAAGTTCGACAAGACTTCTTGGGTGGTACAAACGGTGCTGTGAAACTTACAGAAGACGACATGCAGATTCTAGACAACTTTTATGTGGAGGTTACATTAAAACATCTGAACGAAGGAGCTGAGGTTTCCTTCTTACAGCAGGTGCAAAAGGTGGCTGAACATTTTGTGGCAATCGTTGATGGCAAACAGAGGGAAATAGCAGGCTCGACGTATAGCAGAATCAAGGAAATTATTAATACTGTTCATCAGAGTGGATACTTTGACCAGGTTCAGGAAGCCCAGGAACAAGTTGAAGAG ATCCTGGAGACAGTGGTTGAATCGCAGCCAGCAGAACCCTTGGTACAGGAACCAATACCTGACGACTACAGTGGCAGTGAAAGACACATTCCACCCCCAGAATCGATGATCCCAATTCCAAACTTTCCAGTTCCTGCCACTCCTCTCCCAGTGATTCCTGGCAGCGCACCTGTTCCTGGCCCTATTTCAGTTATCCCTCAACCGATTGTATCGCATGCACCAGCCCCGGTAGAAGCATCTTACTATACAAATGCTCCAGCTGGATTTGTACCACCACCTCAGCAGCATCAGCAACCTCAGCAGCAACAACCCCAGGCACCAAGAATCAACGATGTTATCGGCacaccaaatttttttttcctgcaagAATCTGAACTCGATTCTCCGGATGTTACAGCTCAGGCACCCGTTGTACCACACATTCCTCCTACGGGCAATGCACCCATTCCTTCTCAGACTTTCACCAACCAGAATTTTACTACTGCACCGAACGTAGTGCCCCAGCAGGTGATATATCAGCATGCACCTCAAGACATATCTCACATTCCTGGGTTTGCAAATCCTAACCCACCACCCCCGATTCCAATGCCACCTTCGCATCAACAGCCTAATCTACCATACAGTCCTCAACATCCAGCTGGCTTCCAACAACCACCTCAGGGCCAGCAACCACAAACAATCCAACAACAAAATTATGAACAGATAGCTATTCAGCAGGAACCACAACCTCAGATTGCTGAT GATAAAGTGGAGCAAGTTCAAGATGAACCTGCTGGAGGAGAACCAGATCTGGCGCCAGTGGATAATGGGGGCGAATGGTGTCAGCTGTCAGAAGGTGCCGGTGGAGATTGGAATCAGCCTGACAGCTCTCCACCAtctcagcagcaacagcaacctATACAACAAGCATGGGGTGACCAACAGCGCGGTGGATATAGGGGCCGAGGTGGGAGAAGAGGAAACTCAAATGGCTACAGCAGTAGAGGTAGAGGTGGAGGAGGTAGTGGAGGATACCAACAGAACGGACGTGGAGGTGGACAAG GAACCTACTATCGTAACAATGAGAGCAACTACCAGAATGGCTATCAGCAACGGAGCTACAATAGTGCCGAAGGTAATGGTGGTTACAATGGCAGTTTCAAAAGGGGCAGCGGCGGAGGCCAGAGAGGAGGGCCTAGAGGTGATCGTGGCACAGACCGAGGAGGTCGTGGACAATTTCGTGGTAGTCAAAGGGGTGGAAATCGTGGTACATATGCACCACGTGGCAAAACTCAGGCACAACAGTAA